GACATATATTCAAAAGCATTTCATTTGGTGACTGTGCACTCATAGATCTGTCAAAAGAAAAGCACCTGCAGAGCACATTTGAGGTTTGAGGACTAATtctcacagacagcagagataTTCCCCGTTCAGCAGCGCTGAAGTGCTACCAGACTGTTCAGACCTGCTGATTGGATCCTTATTAAACTCACCGACagtcaaaatgtgcttttaCAAACTCATGGTATCATGTTTCCTAAACAGGAGGAGGCCTGCAGGACACCACAGGACTGACTGAGAGCAGCTCTGACTGACCCAAAGCCTTTGGATGCTCTGTGAAAGCAGCCCCCTAATGCTAGCAGAGAGTTTTTAATTTAGACATTTGAAACATTTCCTGCTGTCAGACTCCATTTTGTCTGAAGTGGAAATATGTCAGTGTGCCGTTTGTTTGGCCAGAAAAATTAGAACTCCTCACTCAACGAGGAAAAGAGCACGGACATGTGATGAAAAGATCATCAGCAGCAGGACGCACACATGGAAAACTCAAATCCACCCCACACTGTGGTCTAAAGAACACATCCAGGTTCAGACAGCAAAGACTTGAGAGGACATGCGTCACGTTGGATCTCTGAGGGGCCACAGGAAGtgagctcacacactcacctcctGAGGGTCGGCGAGGACCAGGATCAGGTCTCCCTGGTCGAACTGGAGCAGGCCTTCTTCAGACGCTGCATGGCTCTCTAACGCCACCCCCTGGTGTAAAACACAGGTCACAACTATGAGGggatatatatacatatatatatatatatatatatatatatatatatatatatatatatatatatatatatatattttttgtttgtgctgctcacagatctgaaaaatgacacttaaaTGTCCAAcagtagtttttaaaaatgcaaccATAAAGGACATTTTATTCACCTCCTAGGTGTTGGAGTGAGAGTGGAAATCTCAGACAGATATTTTATAAGCTCGACATACTAAACTATGACTGAACCTTTAAATTTACTTGAAAAACTCAGATGGCACTATGGGTGGGAGAGCATAAATACAGCTTCTTCACTAAAGCAGAGGTGAAATGAGTGATCAGTAGCAGTACATCAAAAGACTAGCGTACTTGTATTTATCATGAGTTatagtttgtttgcttttgtgttttattgttcgAATGGTCGATAAACTGCTTTTAACAGCATATGAGTAaactgaaatcacacacacacacagtatgtagGTATGTGAACTAGTTTTAGTCAGTCTGTTAAAGTGAGACTAGCTAACTTCTAAAATACACGTCtgacaaatgaaaagttaaacattagcagtaaaaacacattttacactaacaaacaaactaatttcCAGCCTCACTGAGTCAATCTTGTCATCTGAAAGAGTAAACGAACCAACATCCTCCTTTAATCCCAGCTGTGTACCTTGTACAGGAAGCCTGGTGGGTTGGATGAAGTGGACTCAGCTCCTGAGTCGCCGTCTtgtgtctcctcctgctcctcctctgcgtGTGAGTGGGGGGGTCCGTCTACGGAGCGGCGGAAGGAGCGGCGAGGGGCCGGAACGGGTGCAGGCTtgttctctgcctcctctgacGGTGGATCACTCACCTTCTCCTGCTCTGGACTCTGTGGGGCATCACTGTCTGCAGAGTCAGAGGGATTGGACACTTCCTGACCCGCAGCCTCTGACTTTGCTACTCCCACCCCGGAGTCGTCCGAATGGCTTGCAGCAAGTTCTGCCTCTTCCTCCGCCTCCgctgcctcctccacctcctccacctcctccacctcctccacactCCCTGAGCTCCTGTCGCTGCTCTCATTGCCGCACACCGACTGCCTCTTGGGTGTGTTGGTGCCGCTGGAGCTGAGGTCAGAGTCTGACGAGTTGACGTCTTTGGATGAGACGCTGCTTTCTTCTGGTAGGCTGGTGTCCTCAGAGATACTCTGAGTCTGTAGGGCGGGGGGAGAGGGAGTGCCGTTTTTTTCATTTTCGGCAGGAGAATGGATGGAGACGTGGTCGGCGGGGAAAGCTGTATTGCAGGGGATGGGATTGGAGATGACCAGGGACTTTCTCTTCTTGGACTTGGCTGATGTGCTATTTGAGGACGAAgtacatttgttatttttgaacTTGGATTCAGCGTTTTGTACAGTCTGCCTTTATTAGGACTCCAGCTTTTGGCAATGCTGAGCGCCTCATGTTTTTCTGATGCATGTGCCTTGTGTTTTGCAGGATGCCATGAATgcctgaagaagactgtaaactagagactgagagcagaaactcatgAGGAAAAGGTTCAcagagctgataaatcaggagagaagtcgcctcattttctcattgacttctatccaatcagacttctgtttggagccagaagctatgtccacttcttttcttctatattatattcttttttcttttatacagtTTGAGGAATTTACCTCAGAATCAGTGCGGCAAGTTACCAAGCTAACAACATCACTAATCAGGTGACAGGTCGTCATAACTACACTAACAAAAGTATGTCACTATGAACATAAGGTGCGTATATAGCTAGCTAATCgcttgtgtgtgtaggtgtgtgttattTGTAAACCAGGTAAGACCTCCTTGTTGGGAGCACTAACCACAGATGAGGAAGCACAGTGCCTCACCTGTTCAGACCCTTGATGATGAAAGCTTTTCCCGAGTGTTGAGTCTCCAGCTTCTTCATCACATTGTACAGCTCACGGTTCAGCTGTAACACAAACACCATGCCTTTAAATAACGCCTCACAGTAATGATGCAGGGAGTGAGTAAATAAAGAGATCTGTGTCATATCTTACCACGCTCATTTCCTTGTAGAAGACGTCTCTCAGGTTGGATATGTTTTGGAACACCGTCACATAACAGCCTATCCggctacagagacagagacgacTCACAGTTTGTCTTTCACTTCATCCACATCACCATCTTCTTCAGTTCAGCTGATATGTTACAGTCCACACTCTGCCTGGACTAAATCTGTCTGAGCCaaaggtttgtttttctccccaaaGTGCTAACGCTAATAATTTGCAACCTTTTGCTCAGATTAATGACACACAGACGACTAACCTGCTGattcacacacagatattcTATTTGTACTTATCGTGATCCAAAAGTCCACAGTGAAGGACGGCCAGCCATACCTCTGATGGAGAACAGGCAGCTCTTCCCTCAGCTcgttatttatttcttcaaagACATTCTGGGCTTTGTTGAACTCCTCCTCAGCCTGTTCAAGAGGATTTGAAAGCAGATCTTTAAGAACTTACAGTCCAAACCGGCTCTTACTGTACGTGCTGTAACACTCATTCTACCTttgatattttggcttcatccTTTTTCTTGGCGCTCTGCAGCGCTTCCAGGTGGTGTCGCGCTGAGTCGTAGTCCACCAGCTTGCGACCGCGTTTTGCCACTCGTTcctgaaacacagagcagagttCACCAGTGAGCGGATGGACGATCCCTGGTGATATCTAAGAGACCCGAAAGCCATTCGAGTGCAGCTCAGCAGGAAGTGATCCAAGTGGAGAAGCATCAGGTTACCTTGACCTCAGGGAACTGGCTCGTATAGTTCTCCATGGTGCGAACAATCTGGTCACTTAGTTTCTCCTCGTAATCGTTCCACAACAAGTCTTCACTCTAAGAGAAACAGTTGTAACACATCAATGCAGCTGCCAAGATACTAGACGAGAAGGATACGAGCACTGTTGCACAATATGAAAAGCTTGACTCACTTAAACGAACAATGTGGAGCAACTTCATTAAAGCTAGTGTTGTTAGCAGTCCTTTATCATTAAATAGTAAGAAAGAAAATCTTTGGGGAAATATCAGAAATGCTCCTTTTTGTCTCAGTCGGCTGGAGGGGAGTGTCCCAATCTGTTTCCAGCAGGGGAACAAGACACAGTAAACAAACTTGCTCTGTAGTCAACATCTGATGTGACGCAGTGTGCTGGTAGTGGTGCTGAAAGGTTAAAGGACCACTCCAGCATCTATCCAGACCCCAAGGGACATCTGCAGGTATGTTCATTTGGCCTGCAGACTGACGTTAGCAGAACACTTTTTAACTGTTTGTTTAGTTTcttgttagggttagggtcatCTAGCTGAGGTGCAGGATGAGATGTGGTCATGTTTGTCAGCTAGGTAACGAGGGGACTTTAGCAGGAGTCTGGGTCTTGTGTTGTGCAGCAGACTGTTGTCTGGTTCAGCTGTAATAGAACATGGGCATGGTAACGTGGGCATGATAACGTGGACATGGTAACGTGGGCATGATAACGTGGGCATGATAACGTGGGCATGATAACGTGGGCATGATAACATGGGCATGATAACATGGGCATGATTTGCCAGGCAGAAGTGTGTTTAGCTTGTTGTGGAGTTTTGCCCccaaacagtaaaacaacacaGATGCTGACAGCTTGACACTGGTTTAAAGTTATAATCTCaaagattttcatttaaataaatgtaaatttgaGTAAAAGTCACGATGCATCGTCGAATGATTTAACACGATGGTGACTGAGCCTATGAACCACTGACGAAAGCTTTGCATTTGTAGAACTATGAATTCCATCTGTGGCAAAATTACCAGGAAAAATTACAAGCCACAAACAGTGAGACGTTTTCCGTCACCCAGTGGTTGGTCTGGCAGGTCTCTGCACGCATTGTGAGCAAACGGTTACGATGGcccaacaaacaaaagaagactGATGAGTACAGATGATGAAATCTAAGAAACAAATCTGATGTTCAGATGAAGGCAAACAGTGAAGACCATCGCTGAGGTCACTCTTTGGATCTCTGGATCAGTGAGCTCCACAAACACATCTACAAACACCACTTATCGC
This region of Pempheris klunzingeri isolate RE-2024b chromosome 2, fPemKlu1.hap1, whole genome shotgun sequence genomic DNA includes:
- the bin2b gene encoding bridging integrator 2b isoform X2, which codes for MAENKMGPNLQAGAGFLAKRVQKSLNRAQEKVLQKLGKTVETKDEQFEQCFQSLNKQQSDGNRLFKDVKAYYTAVKAVHETSKRLSQTLRDIYEPDWNGVEDLAVITDSEDLLWNDYEEKLSDQIVRTMENYTSQFPEVKERVAKRGRKLVDYDSARHHLEALQSAKKKDEAKISKAEEEFNKAQNVFEEINNELREELPVLHQSRIGCYVTVFQNISNLRDVFYKEMSVLNRELYNVMKKLETQHSGKAFIIKGLNSTSAKSKKRKSLVISNPIPCNTAFPADHVSIHSPAENEKNGTPSPPALQTQSISEDTSLPEESSVSSKDVNSSDSDLSSSGTNTPKRQSVCGNESSDRSSGSVEEVEEVEEVEEAAEAEEEAELAASHSDDSGVGVAKSEAAGQEVSNPSDSADSDAPQSPEQEKVSDPPSEEAENKPAPVPAPRRSFRRSVDGPPHSHAEEEQEETQDGDSGAESTSSNPPGFLYKGVALESHAASEEGLLQFDQGDLILVLADPQEEGLVKGIREESWHQHRDLQNHSGIFSEKLIRPVQAE
- the bin2b gene encoding bridging integrator 2b isoform X1; amino-acid sequence: MAENKMGPNLQAGAGFLAKRVQKSLNRAQEKVLQKLGKTVETKDEQFEQCFQSLNKQQSDGNRLFKDVKAYYTAVKAVHETSKRLSQTLRDIYEPDWNGVEDLAVITDSEDLLWNDYEEKLSDQIVRTMENYTSQFPEVKERVAKRGRKLVDYDSARHHLEALQSAKKKDEAKISKAEEEFNKAQNVFEEINNELREELPVLHQSRIGCYVTVFQNISNLRDVFYKEMSVLNRELYNVMKKLETQHSGKAFIIKGLNSTSAKSKKRKSLVISNPIPCNTAFPADHVSIHSPAENEKNGTPSPPALQTQSISEDTSLPEESSVSSKDVNSSDSDLSSSGTNTPKRQSVCGNESSDRSSGSVEEVEEVEEVEEAAEAEEEAELAASHSDDSGVGVAKSEAAGQEVSNPSDSADSDAPQSPEQEKVSDPPSEEAENKPAPVPAPRRSFRRSVDGPPHSHAEEEQEETQDGDSGAESTSSNPPGFLYKGVALESHAASEEGLLQFDQGDLILVLADPQEQEGLVKGIREESWHQHRDLQNHSGIFSEKLIRPVQAE